CGCGCGTCCCGAACTCCACGATCGCGCTCATGGCGTCTCCCCCGGGTTCGTCATCTGCCGTACGAGCCCCTTCCCCTCTCGAACCTCGAAGACGAACCGGAAGTCGAGAAAGACCTTCTTCGGCGACTCGCCGTCGAGGATCTCGTAGTCGGGCCGGCCGTCCCCATCCCGATCGTCGCTCGGCCGGAAGGACCGGACGCGCGCCGGCTCGAACTCCCACCGACCGACCGCGGCGATCGCCGCCTCCTCGAACCGGGCGTCGTACGGAGCGCCGACCGCCGGCGCGAGCGGGCTGCGCACGACCGTGACGACATCCCCTCGCTCGTCGATGACGGCGCGCACGACGACCGTCCGGGGTGGAAGAGCCAGGCGCAGGAGATCGCCCGGGTAGTCCGGCGCGGAGTTGTCGGGGCTCGGAGCGGGGGGCGTGTAGTCCTGATGCGCCTCGATCTGGACCGGGCGGGCGTTGGGGTCGCGCACGACGTCGTAGTGCACGACGCCCGAGAGATCGCGCGCGTCGTCGACATCCGGAGGACGCCGGCCTGCGCACGCGCTCGACGCGAGAAGGGCGATGACGAGCGCGGGCGCGTACCAGCTCCGCAGCCGCGCCGAACGGTAGACCAGGGCCGAAAGCGCCGTGGTCAGCGCCACGCCGCCGAGGATCAGCGAGAGCCTCACCACCGGCTTTGCGGCGCTCTCCCGCTCGGCGACGAGTCGGGCCAGCGTCCTCACCCACTCCGCCGCGCCGAGCACCAGAACGACCTGGACCGTGCGGGCGGCCCAGCGGCGTCGCACGGGCAGGAGCGCCAGCACCGCGAGGAGGGCGCCCACCATGACCTTGTCGCCCGCCCTGAGGAAATGCGCTCCGAGCACGACGAGGCTGAGCACGACGGGCAGGAGCTGCAGCGCGATCACAGGCGACCTCCTCGTGATCCTCGGGGGACACTCAGACGATTACATAGTACTCGCTCTGGACGAGGCCGCTTGCGTAGGCCTTCGTCGCCACGTGCCGGAGCCGGACGTCCCGGAGCAATGAGCCGAACAGCGGGATTCCCTGACCGATGAGGACCGGGACTCGCGTGATCACGAGCCGCTGGATGAGCCCGGCGCGGAGGAAACCCTGGATCGTGATCCCGCCGTCCACATAAAGGTGCTTCGCGCCGCTCGCGGCGAGCCGCGCCCCGATCTCGGCCGGAGTCCCGCTCATCTGCTCGACGGGGCCCCTCGCGGCGGCGACGTCCATGGGGCGGGAGCTCAGGACGACGACGCGCTTGCCGGCGTACGGCCATACGCCGAGGGTGAGGACCGTCTCGAAAGTCTTGCGGCCGACCACGAGCGCGTCGACGGTCGCCATGAACTCCTCGTACCCGTGGGGCTCGCCTCCCCCTTCGGGAAGGAAATCGAACGACCCGTCCCGCCGAGCGATGAAGCCGTCCACGCTCACGCCGACGAAGACCGAGATCTTCATCGGGACTTCATCTCGAAGATCTTCCCGCCGGCCCAGCACTGCGGAATCGCGAGGACGGCGAGCGCGATCGGGTACCACCGGGGGCCGAGCCCGAGGTTCCAGGTGGCCGCGACGCCCACGATGCCGAGCGCCGTCCCCACGACGCCGAGGATCAGCGCGTGCTTCATCGGTCTCGCCGGTGCGAGCCGGGCGGTGATCCACGCGCCGGCGACGCCGATCACGATGCGATAGGCGGTCGCGAGGAGCGAGAGAGCGTCGTCGAGCGGCTGATCCATCGGCGGGTAGACGCCGGCCATGTGCAGCGCGATGTCGACGAGGGTCGTCACCACGATGATGAAGACCACCCCCGCGACGACCGCCCCGATGGATCTCTTCATGGTCGGCTCCTCACTTCAATGCCGCCCTCGCAAGTGCTCCAAGGGTAGTCAATCCGGCGCGAGGTGAGCGCCGCGCTCTTCGAGCAGCGCGCGCAGGATGGACCGATGGCAACGGGATGCGTCCACGCAGTAGCACCCCACCGAGAAGCTCGCCTCGCGCGACAGCGCGGCGAGGAGATCGAGGACGCGAACCTTTTCCGGCGCCGCCATCTCGGCGCGATAGCGCTTCGCGAATTTGGCCCACTCCCGCGGAGCGGCGGCGTCGCGGCCCAGCTTGATCAGCTCGGCGCTGGGCGCGAGCTCCGGAAACCACACGTCGTACCAGTTCTGCGCCGCGTGCTGATTCTTCGGAACGCCGCGGGGCGGGTGCCTCACCGTTCCGATGCGCAGACCCTCTCCGGGCTCCCGTGGACCTCCGAGCCGGACCACGCGCACGCTCACGTCACGTTCCCGGAAGCTCTCGCACGCAGCTCCGCGATCTGCTCGACCACGCCGTCCAGCTCGGGGTAGCCGGCGCCGAACCTCCGGGTGATGAAGTTTCCGCCGCGCTCGGCAATTTTCTCGCCGTCCGCGAAGACCTCGAACTGCCCGGTCCTCCCCGGCGTCGTCACGGCTTCAATCCCCAGGCGTTTCTTGATCAGGGCCACGAGACCCGCGGCCTTGGACCTGTTGTTGTCTCACGTCGGGCAGTAGACGATCTCGATCTTCATCGTGTCCTCCGGGCGACCGCGCAGAGCCACCCCCGGGCGCGCTCCTCGAACATCTCGATTCCGGAGAAGCCGGCTCTCGAGAATAGCTCCCTGTGCTCGTCCACGCTCAGGTAGGTCGCTCTGAGGAGCTTCATCGGAAGCTGGTACAGCGCGCCGAGCCGTCCTCCCCTGTACGTCTCGGCGATCATCACCAGCGTCGCGCCCGGCTTGAGGACGCGCAGGATCTCCCGCATGTCCGCCACCGGGTCGGGCCAGTAGTAGTGGGTCTCCACCGCGGTGACGACGTCGAAGGTGCCGTCGGGGAACGGGAGGCTCGAGACGGAGGCGTGCCGGACGTCGACGCGCCCCTCCTCGATCGCGCGCTGGTTCGTCCTCCGGGACGCGGCGACGCTCGTCGTGGAATAGTCGATCCCGTAGACCTTTCCTTCGCCGGCCATCGCCGAAAGCCTGAAGATCGTCCGTCCTCCGCCGCACCCGACGTCCAGGATCGTGAACTCCTTCTCGATCACGACGTGCTCGAGACCCCAGCTCGTGAGTCCGGAGTGGGTCGAGTTCATGATCGACAGGAACATCCTGCCTGGCCACCACGCCGGCTTCCGGCACTGTCTCGTCAGGAAGATGATCATGACGATCACGAACACGGCTTTGAGGACCATGGGCATGATCTGTCTCGCCGGACCCTCGCTTCTTACACGCCGCGCCGCGCTCCCTAGACGAGCCCCGGGATGTAGCGGTACCGAACCTGCTTCAGGTATTCCGCATAGGCGGGGTCCCCCCGGAGGAACCCCTCTTCGACGAAGCTCTTGATGACGTAGAGGGTGCAGATGACGATCAGCAACGCGAGATTCACCGGCGAGAACCGGTGCAGCGTCAGCACGACCCAGGCGAGGAACAGCCCGGAATAAATCGGATGGCGCACGAAGCCGTATGCCCCCGACGTCACGAGCGCGCGCTGGGCCGGGACGAACCCGATGTTCCGGCCGAGGCTCAGCCGCGCGTAGACGATGATCGCGACGGACAGGACGGCGAGTCCGTCACTCACCCGGGGTGGGATGAGCGCCGCGCCCGGGGGCGCGAACGTCGCCCACGCGAGCGAGCCGTACGTGGCCACGAACGCGAGCACCCACCACCAGGGATTCGGCGTGACCCGGTGCGGCGCCCGGCGGAAGACCATCGTCGCGATCGTGATGAGCTGGCCGAGCGCCGCGCAGGCCCGGGGGAGATCGAGGGACCCCTCGGCGAGCCGGTGATAGAGCGCGTAGGCGAAGGGCATCGACGCGAGGACGGCCAGGGTCCGATCGACCCCCGGCCGCGCGAGAAAGTTCATCACGACCGGCGCCGCCACCCTACTTGGAATCCCCGGGTGATTGTTTGGGCTCCTGGTAGAGGCCGAGGACGTTTCCCGCCGGATCTGCCAGGCGGGCCGTGATCTCGGGTACCTCGACGCCGAGGGGCTGGACGATCTTCCCCCCGTGCGCCTTGACCACCTCGACGGTCGCTTCGACGCTGTCGACCATGATGTAGAGGAGCATCCCCGGCGCCGCGGACGGGGGCCGTCCGACGATGAAGGCACCGCTCACCTCCCCAACTGCGTCGTCGAAGGCCGGTCGGCCGTCACCGCGAACCCTGATGGTCCAGCCGAAGACAGCCTTGTAGAAGGCGCTCGAGATAGCAGATCTTCCCGTTCGTGCGCGTGGGGGGCATGGGCGCTCCTCCGACGGATGGACCGGAACGACGAGGATCGTGCGCTCGATCACCTCGAGCGCGGTGTTTTCCCGCCTGGCGCTTGAATCGCGCGACGCGGGCGCTGTTTCACCGAGACCGACTTGATGATCGTGGCGCCCCGTCCCGCCCCCGGCAGCGGCGTCTTCGCCTGCGCCATCGCCGCGCGGATCACGCGTTCCACGGCGGGGATCGCGAGCGTGGCCGGGCCCTCGAGGCGGACGTAGCGATTCTGGTTTCCGCTGCCGAGGAGGATGCCGTCGGGGTCCGGGAGCGAGGCCCCGTAGTAGAACGACAGGGCCACTCCCTTCGGCGAGACGGCCAGCGAGACCAGGCAGTCGGAGGCGCGCTCCGTCGCCGAGTAGCCGATCGCCAGGAACTGGTAGTTGTCGTAGACGAGCTCGATCGCCGTGGGGAGCCGCTTGCGGAGCGCCGCCCGGCACCCGCGGGCCAGTCTCGCGACCGCCGGATCGTACTTCGCGAGGAAGGCCGCGAGCTGCTTCGCGGGGGAATCGCTGCTGCGCCCGGTCATTCCCCAGACTACCACTCCCTAGCGCAAGCTCGCCTCTCGGAACACGAGCCTGACGAGCTCATCGGACGCACGGTCGAAGGCCGCCGAGAGGTCTTCGTCGTGTCCGGCGAAGCGTTGCCGGAACGGCGAAAGATCCACGTCTCCCTTGATGTCGTCGACGGTGCCGAACAGGGCGGGGCCGGATTTCCGCAGGGCCTCGTTCACCTGCGCTACCGCGCTCTCCAGGAGCTCCGCGACGAGAGACGGATAGGCCTTGTCGCGCATGATGGGGCCGTGTCCGGGGACGATGGCGGCCGTGTCCAGCTCGGCGAGCTTCCGCATCGTTCGACTCCACTCGCTGGGGTAGCCGTCGTACATGTACGGGATCGGGTGCACCACGAGATCGCCGGCCATGACGATGCGCTCCTTCGGCAGGTAGACGACGGCGTCGCCGGCGGTGTTGCCGCGTCCGAGGAACTTGACCTGGACTTCCCGATGGCCGAGGTCGATCGAGAAATCGTGCTTGAAGGTGAGAGTCGCCCCCTGGTACTCGACTTTTCGGATCTCGTCCGCCACCTGCCTCCGATGAGCGAGGATCTTCCGCAGCTCCGCCTTGTCGTCCTCCGTCAGAGACTGGCCGGCGGGTGCCTTTCCGCTGTCCAGCATCTGCTGGTACTTCGCCGTGTTCCGGTCCACCAGCGTCACCGAGCCGGGCCCGAAGAGGTCCATGTCCTTCCTGGTCTCGACATGGGCGATGATGGTCAACGCCGGGAAGGCGTCCATGTAGGCCCGGTTTCCCAGGTTGTGATCGTTGTGGAAGTGGGTGTTGAGAAGGAACGTGACCGGCTTGTCCGTCCACTGCCGGATCTGGGCGATGTCCTCCCGGGCCTCGGAGGGGAGGAACGGGGTATCGACGACGAAGACCTGTCTTTCACCCACGATGACCGTCGTGTTGCCGCCCACGAAGGCGTCCAGCCCGTTGTGGTGCTGGATCTCGTAGACGCCGTCCGCGAGCGTGGTGACCTGCCGCTCGGACTGGGCGGAGACCGGAGCCGGCGCCAGAAGGAGCCCGAGCGCGAGCGCGGGAAGCAGCACCCCGGCCGGAGGGACGCGCATCGTCACCCCGCGTCCGCCAGCCGGCAGATGAACCCCCAGCCTCCGCCGAGCTCGCTGACCGCGAGGATCAGCTCGTTGCGACCCTTCTTCAATGGGAGGTA
This portion of the Acidobacteriota bacterium genome encodes:
- a CDS encoding class I SAM-dependent methyltransferase — protein: MIIFLTRQCRKPAWWPGRMFLSIMNSTHSGLTSWGLEHVVIEKEFTILDVGCGGGRTIFRLSAMAGEGKVYGIDYSTTSVAASRRTNQRAIEEGRVDVRHASVSSLPFPDGTFDVVTAVETHYYWPDPVADMREILRVLKPGATLVMIAETYRGGRLGALYQLPMKLLRATYLSVDEHRELFSRAGFSGIEMFEERARGWLCAVARRTR
- a CDS encoding DUF488 family protein, whose translation is MSVRVVRLGGPREPGEGLRIGTVRHPPRGVPKNQHAAQNWYDVWFPELAPSAELIKLGRDAAAPREWAKFAKRYRAEMAAPEKVRVLDLLAALSREASFSVGCYCVDASRCHRSILRALLEERGAHLAPD
- a CDS encoding dihydrofolate reductase, whose amino-acid sequence is MKISVFVGVSVDGFIARRDGSFDFLPEGGGEPHGYEEFMATVDALVVGRKTFETVLTLGVWPYAGKRVVVLSSRPMDVAAARGPVEQMSGTPAEIGARLAASGAKHLYVDGGITIQGFLRAGLIQRLVITRVPVLIGQGIPLFGSLLRDVRLRHVATKAYASGLVQSEYYVIV
- a CDS encoding MBL fold metallo-hydrolase produces the protein MTMRVPPAGVLLPALALGLLLAPAPVSAQSERQVTTLADGVYEIQHHNGLDAFVGGNTTVIVGERQVFVVDTPFLPSEAREDIAQIRQWTDKPVTFLLNTHFHNDHNLGNRAYMDAFPALTIIAHVETRKDMDLFGPGSVTLVDRNTAKYQQMLDSGKAPAGQSLTEDDKAELRKILAHRRQVADEIRKVEYQGATLTFKHDFSIDLGHREVQVKFLGRGNTAGDAVVYLPKERIVMAGDLVVHPIPYMYDGYPSEWSRTMRKLAELDTAAIVPGHGPIMRDKAYPSLVAELLESAVAQVNEALRKSGPALFGTVDDIKGDVDLSPFRQRFAGHDEDLSAAFDRASDELVRLVFREASLR
- a CDS encoding VOC family protein → MLVVPVHPSEERPCPPRARTGRSAISSAFYKAVFGWTIRVRGDGRPAFDDAVGEVSGAFIVGRPPSAAPGMLLYIMVDSVEATVEVVKAHGGKIVQPLGVEVPEITARLADPAGNVLGLYQEPKQSPGDSK
- a CDS encoding isoprenylcysteine carboxylmethyltransferase family protein, with translation MAAPVVMNFLARPGVDRTLAVLASMPFAYALYHRLAEGSLDLPRACAALGQLITIATMVFRRAPHRVTPNPWWWVLAFVATYGSLAWATFAPPGAALIPPRVSDGLAVLSVAIIVYARLSLGRNIGFVPAQRALVTSGAYGFVRHPIYSGLFLAWVVLTLHRFSPVNLALLIVICTLYVIKSFVEEGFLRGDPAYAEYLKQVRYRYIPGLV